One Trichomycterus rosablanca isolate fTriRos1 chromosome 23, fTriRos1.hap1, whole genome shotgun sequence genomic window carries:
- the topbp1 gene encoding DNA topoisomerase 2-binding protein 1 gives MSKGSKDAYMVKFVEHNGEKSELGLKAYEAIVELQSEKYVQAINEDAALELDHNDKSLFVFSDFTSDAFEHCRKLGCRVVSPLVVLFCLQQQRCVPKAVQPVYNMAMADVTVSCTSLDKEARTEVMDLVQLMGGRVYRDLNVSVTHLVAGEVGSKKYLVAASLGKPILLPTWVKACWEKSQDSLFRHSDLRVEDYLCPVLKGCTVCVTGLSTVERKEVQRLCELHGGSYTGQLKMNECTHLIVSEPSGQKYEFAKKWNVYCISIHWLFDSIEKGFCQDESRYAVERGGKAKENLGKPNTSTPTGSSRRKEDGPSLLGLSHISNVSMDVNETAMTASTISRIEPADPIDAFDITVCPADDLLDGCKLYLCGVVGKKLEKLRRLVNSTGGLRFNQLGEDLTHIVMGEPDQDVKNFLSKATHRPHVVTVLWLLDSFSQGSLLPVENYFHQSFLPPAPAQVDIPAPRTAASRPSRPSIAPPPAPSPNRHARAEEELLSQYMDNDQTVVEMPPVPDKNQTSISVLPEPVVPPGHDTTVAQDSEGGMFTGKRFLLVGFGAEAEAQLSMLVVENNGRVLVGRFRGVADYAIVPLLGCEVEATVDEVATDSWLAMCVEQQCVLPLSSHPLFTPIVVKEGCSPLRDCVLSVSQFTGAERESLIQLARHLGASVQDYFVRTANQRKGMLASTHLVLQTPEGTKYQAAKKWGLPAVTLRWVLESAKTGKRANEERFMVDLPPSPERTEDSFIGASQKTRTPPVPMRLSPELPLLGPQSSAAVTPLDTGRLQSRAVHSVLRKMKEGQEEQAVPTVQTQSEVKGGLQKEPSLQLDTPSRFLSRDRLFGPSFNIKDVFDHLKTPGNKPQQNPGAETPLSEVIERNLKAAVANSNRSHAMSLAALTASPQLGNEPEQKGAEKTPTPLSGVVVCVSKKLAKKQSELNATAASLGAEFRWSCDDSVTHYIYQGKVGDNTKEYRAVKERGLHIVHQQWLQACAEEQRRVSDSLYPFTFNPKMSLTLSQVTDSIQKFPPPSTPRTKLKALSEEEDTRMDTVDISANISTPRQVTGRESLGKEQQSSTERKDLTETLEMRESLQRQLQEIMSATKLTSGRRASSRLARMGSGGLDSPNTPESLGRMGRRSRTLEALRMSRQVVMDINTEASQSEQIVWDDPTAREERAKLADNLQWPGSPSQHSEPLTIPPPPHADQNVRDSMTDSELVEMAACDVIEEQMKQKVTPPRVSAEPQDPKTPEPPSIAFPTSKPVVASVLQDKEEKEPPRFQLSSLNPQERIDYSHLIEELGGVLLEKQCFDPSCSHIIVGYPLRNEKYLAAMAAGKWILHRSYLEACRSEGHFIPEEHYEWGSRSILDALPSINSQQKRLAQAAQRWRKTLQGCTDKEGAFGGWTVMLNIDQARDAGFRRLLQSGGAKVLPSPSPAFYRETTHLFADFSRLGPNDARVDVAEAVAHGVKCLRPEYIADYLMQEPSPPMDAYYLPGAVQNGLPENIQHGQNTPSRKRKASGDTSVLKKSRVR, from the exons ATGTCCAAAGGAAGTAAAGATGCGTACATGGTAAAATTTGTTGAACACAATGGAGAGAAAAGTGAGCTTGGGCTTAAGGCTTATGAG gccattgtagaactacagtctGAAAAATATGTTCAGGCGATTAATGAGGATGCTGCACTGGAGTTGGACCACAATGACAAatctttgtttgtgtttagcgatttcaCTAGTGATGCATTTGAGCACTGCAGAAAG TTGGGCTGCAGGGTAGTGAGTCCCCTGGTGGTGCTGTTCTGTCTGCAGCAGCAGCGGTGTGTGCCCAAAGCAGTGCAGCCAGTCTATAACATGGCAATGGCCGATGTTACAGTGTCCTGCACCAGTCTGGACAAAGAAGCACGG ACTGAAGTGATGGACTTGGTGCAGCTGATGGGTGGCAGGGTCTACCGAGACCTCAATGTGTCTGTCACTCATCTGGTGGCAGGTGAGGTGGGCAGTAAAAAATATCTGGTGGCAGCCAGCCTTGGGAAGCCTATTCTGCTGCCCACGTGGGTCAAAGCATGCTGGGAGAAATCTCAAGACAG TTTATTCCGGCACTCAGACCTGCGTGTGGAGGACTACCTGTGCCCTGTGCTGAAAGGTTGCACAGTATGTGTGACTGGTCTCTCTACAGTGGAGCGTAAGGAGGTGCAGAGACTGTGTGAGCTGCATGGTGGCAGCTATACTGGCCAGctcaaaatgaatgaatgcactCACCTCATTGTCAGCGAACCCTCAG GTCAGAAGTATGAGTTTGCAAAGAAATGGAACGTCTACTGCATCTCTATACACTGGCTCTTTGACAGCATTGAAAAGGGATTTTGTCAGGATGAGAGTCGCTATGCTGTGGAGCGAGGGGGCAAGGCTAAAGAGAATCTTGGTAAACCCAACACCTCTACCCCCACTGGCTCAAGCAGGAGAAAGGAAG ATGGTCCTTCATTGCTTGGATTAAGCCATATCTCAAATGTCAGTATGGACGTTAATGAAACAGCCATGACTGCATCAACGATAAGCCGCATAGAGCCTGCAGATCCAATCGATGCATTTGATATTACAGTCTGTCCAGCAGATGATTTATTAGATGGCTGTAAG CTCTACCTGTGTGGTGTGGTGGGGAAGAAGCTGGAGAAACTGCGTCGGTTGGTGAACTCTACCGGAGGTCTGCGCTTTAACCAGCTTGGTGAAGACCTTACACACATCGTGATGGGAGAACCAGACCAGGATGTCAAAAACTTTCTTTCTAAAGCCACTCACAG GCCCCATGTTGTGACAGTTCTCTGGTTGCTGGACAGCTTCTCTCAAGGCTCTCTGCTCCCAGTGGAAAATTACTTTCACCAGTCATTCCTCCCTCCTGCTCCAGCACAAGTAGACATCCCTGCACCTCGTACTGCCGCCTCTCGTCCATCCAGGCCCTCCATAGCACCACCACCAGCCCCCAGCCCTAACCGCCATGCCAGGGCTGAGGAAGAGTTACTCTCACAGTACATGGATAATGATCAAACTGTTG TGGAGATGCCTCCTGTTCCAGATAAAAACCAGACAAGCATTTCAGTTCTTCCAGAGCCAGTTGTACCCCCGGGGCATGACACTACGGTAGCCCAGGACTCGGAAGGTGGAATGTTTACAGGGAAACGTTTTCTCCTGGTGGGCTTTGGGGCAGAAGCAGAGGCCCAGCTTTCGATGCTGGTTGTGGAGAACAACGGGAGGGTTTTGGTTGGCCGTTTCAGAGGCGTGGCTGATTATGCCATTGTTCCATTGTTGGGCTGTGAGGTAGAAGCAACGGTGGATGAGGTGGCCACAGACTCTTGGCTG GCCATGTGTGTGGAGCAGCAATGTGTTCTTCCACTGTCATCTCATCCACTCTTCACCCCCATAGTGGTGAAAGAAGGCTGCTCTCCTCTCCGAGACTGTGTACTGTCTGTCAGCCAGTTTACTGGAGCTGAGAGAGAGTCGCTCATACAGCTCGCCAGACATCTGGGAGCAAG TGTTCAGGATTATTTTGTGCGCACTGCAAATCAAAGGAAGGGCATGCTGGCCAGCACTCACCTGGTCCTCCAGACTCCAGAGGGCACCAAGTACCAGGCAGCCAAGAAGTGGGGGCTACCTGCCGTCACCCTGCGCTGGGTCCTAGAGTCTGCCAAAACAGGCAAACGTGCTAATGAGGAGCGGTTTATGGTTGACCTGCCACCATCACCAG AGCGTACCGAGGACAGTTTTATTGGAGCATCTCAGAAGACTCGAACTCCACCTGTCCCCATGCGTCTCTCTCCAGAGCTTCCGCTGCTGGGTCCTCAGAGCAGCGCAGCGGTCACACCGCTGGACACAGGGCGCCTGCAGAGCCGCGCTGTCCACTCAGTTCTCCGTAAGATGAAGGAAGGGCAGGAAGAGCAGGCAGTGCCAACAGTACAAACCCAGAGCGAGGTCAAAGGGGGCCTGCAGAAAGAGCCGTCTCTTCAGCTCGACACACCATCTCGCTTCCTCAGCAGAGACCGGCTTTTTGGCCCTTCCTTTAACATTAAG GATGTGTTCgatcatttaaaaactcctggaAATAAGCCTCAGCAGAACCCGGGGGCAGAGACTCCTTTAAGTGAGGTCATCGAAAGAAACTTGAAAGCAGCTGTGGCCAATAGCAACCGTAGTCATGCCATGAGCCTCGCTGCCCTGACTGCAAGCCCTCAGCTGGGCAATGAGCCTGAGCAAAAG GGGGCAGAAAAAACTCCAACTCCTTTATCTGgagtggtggtgtgtgtgagcaAGAAACTAGCCAAGAAACAGAGTGAGCTTAATGCAACGGCTGCTTCCCTGGGAGCGGAATTCAG GTGGTCTTGTGATGATTCAGTCACCCATTACATCTACCAGGGTAAAGTGGGAGACAACACCAAAGAGTACAGGGCAGTAAAAGAGAGAGGCCTGCACATAGTTCACCAGCAGTGGCTGCAAGCG TGTGCAGAGGAGCAGAGACGTGTGTCCGATTCCCTCTATCCTTTTACCTTTAACCCCAAAATGAGCTTGACACTGAGTCAGGTAACAGACAGCATTCAGAAGTTTCCTCCTCCATCCACTCCCCGCACCAAACTTAAAGCTCTAAGTGAGGAAGAAGACACTCGG ATGGACACTGTGGATATCAGCGCAAACATTTCCACTCCTCGCCAGGTCACTGGGAGAGAGTCTTTGGGCAAAGAGCAACAGAGTAGCACTGAAAGAAAAG ACTTAACAGAGACTCTGGAGATGAGGGAGAGCTTGCAGAGGCAGCTGCAAGAAATAATGTCAGCCACCAAGCTGACCAGTGGCCGAAGAGCCTCCTCTAGATTGGCTCGGATGGGCTCTGGAGGTCTGGACTCGCCAAACACTCCAGAGAGTTTGGGTCGAATGGGGAGACGCAGCAGGACGCTGGAAGCActacg CATGTCCCGTCAGGTCGTAATGGATATAAACACTGAGGCATCTCAAAGCGAACAAATCGTATGGGACGACCCCACCGCCAGAGAGGAGAGGGCAAAGCTGGCTGATAACCTGCAGTGGCCAGGCAGCCCTTCTCAACACTCAGAACCTCTTACCATCCCACCTCCACCACATGCTGATCAGAATGTCCGAGACTCCATGACTGACTCTGAACTGGTGGAAATGG CTGCCTGTGATGTGATTGAAGAGCAAATGAAACAAAAGGTGACCCCACCAAGGGTCAGTGCAGAACCTCAGGACCCCAAAACTCCTGAGCCCCCCAGTATTGCTTTTCCCACCTCAAAACCTGTGGTGGCATCAGTGTTACAG GATAAAGAAGAGAAGGAGCCTCCACGGTTCCAACTGTCCTCCCTCAACCCACAAGAGCGTATTGACTACAGTCACCTCATAGAAGAGCTAG GGGGTGTCCTGCTGGAAAAGCAATGTTTCGACCCTAGTTGTTCGCACATCATCGTGGGTTATCCGCTAAGAAATGAGAAGTACCTGGCAGCCATGGCAGCGGGAAAATGGATCCTTCACCGGTCGTACTTGGAGGCCTGTCGCTCTGAGGGACACTTCATACCG GAGGAACATTATGAATGGGGAAGCCGCTCTATACTGGATGCGCTCCCTTCCATAAACTCACAGCAGAAACGACTGGCACAAGCAGCCCAGCGCTGGAGAAAAACACTCCAAGGATGCACAGATAAAGAG GGAGCGTTTGGTGGCTGGACAGTGATGCTGAATATAGACCAGGCCAGAGATGCAGGATTCAGAAGACTGTTGCAGTCTGGAGGAGCAAAG GTATTGCCAAGCCCCTCTCCCGCATTCTATAGGGAAACCACTCATCTCTTCGCAGACTTCAGCCGACTGGGACCAAATGATGCCAGAGTGGACGTAGCGGAGGCTGTGGCTCATGGAGTCAAATGCCTAAGGCCTGAATACATTGCAGACTATCTAATGCAG GAGCCCTCACCACCAATGGACGCATACTACCTTCCAGGAGCAGTGCAGAACGGGCTTCCTGAAAATATACAGCATGGACAAAATACACCGTCCCGCAAGCGCAAGGCCTCGGGGGACACGTCGGTGCTTAAAAAAAGCAGAGTTAGGTGA